A window of the Zeugodacus cucurbitae isolate PBARC_wt_2022May chromosome 2, idZeuCucr1.2, whole genome shotgun sequence genome harbors these coding sequences:
- the Doa_0 gene encoding probable serine/threonine-protein kinase dyrk2 isoform X4 — MLVYLTRATSIYAQNDIKGAANDERRDTSKTPTNFDNNNSKSVKDRERLFDNCESATNNNKHSNEMSERRRYYGGGGAGGGYYAGGGGTSTGRYQKSATAVSALDRLRSNLSPVTSYYKPLMRSFGRRADDDRKDTDKDRTPTAGGTSKLSAISRLENKYSDVLDRHRHHEDDRDKTLEPDENRNPLSKSSTSHQLLGAGRPKLSSGSFNAVDRKERTPYRLGRNKTNRYLGDSNDSGYITSTNGSARGDHTTLLDENYPLDYGGSRYRRNYEVPRHHLENYEALRAGGAMGYAPGSSRSGRGAEYAAGYNARSYRSRDVYDDYGNGAGGGIGGSSSRNRPRAYGRNKTSENLLASATETVPSAHSSFRPDYEDYGVPNSRNRFAHRRKENITQRVPTRREELTDEDREILNDERSSADNAAILLLLKEDNQYLEARKFEERMRKRKELQGRLLRYAQEDAAAAAAEKVKLEKNSEKEIETKKTEANSSKQEINANNGGEASNAMSTTQKTTSNLKKVASPIIDSDSSSESSSEESDSSSQGDKPATSPTTNSNTITTTALAKDTEDSTKVPTTTNLSTSKELASQSTYTSTPSSTSSAGSSVTALHADRNNNDLSKYRPTAGSSFKSNGGLMHSSSSGALAFGGISERLAAGRSQRYQPATSSRTAALLADLDTLGPTADSSSSRYQQYKNPLNDSYKSSYLFDPYYSYGGAGGSSVASSRRTGTAAGLSSSTSAYQRQQIHAYQQHQQQQLHQYQQHQHILSKSATSAALFQRSRIPKTLSAFTAKPVIQDDADGHLIYHNGDILHHRYKIMATLGEGTFGRVVKVKDMERDFCMALKIIKNVEKYREAAKLEINALEKIAQKDPHCDHLCVKMIDWFDYHGHMCIVFEMLGLSVFDFLRENNYEPYPLEQVRHMAYQLCYSVKFLHDNRLTHTDLKPENILFVDSEYTTHYNHKINREVRRVKNTDVRLIDFGSATFDHEHHSTIVSTRHYRAPEVILELGWSQPCDVWSVGCILFELYLGITLFQTHDNREHLAMMERILGQIPYRMARNHCHYSKTKTKYFYHGKLDWDEKSSAGRYVRDHCKPLFRYQMSDTEDHCELFDLIKKMLEYEPSQRVTLGDALRHPFFDKLPPHQRVGEIGNIKQAISSGSSSSRERSHSLSR; from the exons ATGCTAGTATATCTGACTCGTGCGACCAGCATTTACGCGCAGAA TGATATTAAAGGTGCTGCAAACGACGAACGTCGGGATACCAGTAAGACGCCAACAAACTtcgataataataattcaaagtCGGTGAAAGATCGCGAAAGGCTGTTCGATAATTGTGAATCTGctaccaacaataacaaacacagCAACGAGATGTCGGAGCGTCGACGTTATTATGGAGGAGGCGGAGCAGGGGGTGGCTATTATGCCGGTGGCGGTGGCACCAGTACAGGCCGCTATCAGAAAAGCGCAACTGCCGTGTCCGCACTGGATCGTTTACGGTCGAACTTGAGTCCCGTTACGTCATATTATAAGCCTCTAATGCGCAGCTTTGGGCGGCGTGCTGATGACGAT AGAAAAGACACTGACAAAGACAGAACTCCCACCGCTGGTGGCACCAGCAAACTTTCGGCCATATCCCGTCTCGAAAACAAATATTCGGATGTCTTAGATCGCCATAGGCATCACGAGGACGACCGCGACAAAACACTCGAGCCCGATGAAAACCGAAATCCTCTCTCCAAATCATCAACTTCGCATCAGTTGTTGGGTGCTGGGCGACCAAAGTTGTCATCAGGCTCCTTTAATGCAGTCGACCGAAAGGAACGTACGCCGTACCGCCTCGGACGAAATAAGACTAATCGGTATTTGGGTGATTCGAATGATAGCGGGTACATAACGAGTACGAATGGCAGTGCGCGTGGCGACCATACAACATTACTCGACGAAAATTATCCGCTAGACTATGGTGGAAGTAGATATCGACGGAATTATGAAGTGCCACGACACCATTTGGAAAACTATGAAGCGCTAAGAGCCGGTGGCGCAATGGGATATGCGCCAGGTTCTAGCCGTTCCGGCCGTGGAGCGGAATATGCCGCTGGCTATAACGCACGTAGCTACAGAAGTCGTGATGTGTACGATGATTATGGCAACGGCGCTGGTGGCGGAATCGGCGGCAGCAGTTCACGCAACAGACCTCGTGCTTACGGTCGAAATAAGACATCGGAAAATCTATTGGCATCCGCTACTGAAACTGTGCCTAGTGCACATTCTTCTTTCCGTCCAGACTACGAGGATTATGGGGTACCGAATTCTCGAAATCGGTTTGCTCATCGTCGCAAAGAAAATATCACACAACGTGTACCAACGCGCAGGGAAGAACTCACAGATGAAGATCGTGAGATACTCAACGATGAGCGGTCGTCTGCTGATAATGCCGCTATCTTGCTGCTTCTCAAAGAAGATAATCAGTATCTGGAAGCGCGTAAATTTGAAGAACGTATGCGTAAACGCAAGGAGCTTCAGGGACGTTTGTTACGTTATGCGCAAGAGGATGCGGCTGCCGCGGCAGCTGAGAAAGTTAAGTTGGAAAAAAATAGTGAGAAGGAAATCGAAACTAAAAAGACGGAGGCGAATAGTTCAAAACAAGAAATCAATGCCAACAATGGAGGGGAAGCATCAAATGCAATGTCTACTACACAGAAGACAACAAGCAATCTAAAAAAAGTAGCTAGTCCAATTATCGATAGTGATAGTTCTTCGGAAAGTAGCTCTGAAGAATCCGATAGCAGTAGTCAGGGAGATAAACCCGCAACCTCACCTACTACTAATTCGAATACTATAACTACAACAGCTCTTGCTAAAGACACAGAAGACAGTACTAAAGTCCCTACAACCACAAACCTCAGTACATCCAAAGAGTTAGCGTCTCAGTCAACCTATACTAGTACACCAAGCTCCACATCTTCTGCTGGCTCAAGTGTTACCGCACTACATGCAGATCGTAATAATAATGACCTCTCCAAGTACAGACCAACTGCTGGTTCCAGTTTCAAATCGAACGGCGGACTCATGCACTCTTCGAGCTCAGGGGCTTTGGCGTTTGGTGGCATTAGCGAACGTCTAGCCGCTGGACGTTCACAACGCTACCAGCCGGCTACATCTTCGCGCACTGCTGCGCTGTTGGCTGATTTAGATACCCTAGGCCCGACAgcagacagcagcagcagtcgtTATCAGCAGTACAAGAATCCTCTAAACGATTCATACAAATCCTCATATCTCTTCGATCCATACTATTCATATGGCGGCGCTGGGGGATCTAGCGTTGCCAGTAGTCGTCGGACGGGGACAGCCGCTGGACTCTCATCGTCCACTTCAGCTTATCAACGCCAGCAGATCCATGCTTACCAacagcatcagcagcaacaactgcaccaatatcaacaacaccaacacatcTTGTCGAAGAGCGCCACAAGCGCGGCACTCTTCCAGAGATCGCGCATTCCAAAAACCCTCTCAGCCTTT ACAGCAAAGCCCGTCATACAAGATGATGCTGATGGCCACTTGATATATCACAACGGCGATATACTTCATCACAGAT ATAAGATCATGGCTACTCTGGGCGAGGGTACGTTTGGACGTGTCGTGAAGGTCAAGGACATGGAGAG GGACTTTTGCATGGCCTTGAAGATCATCAAAAACGTTGAGAAATATCGCGAAGCTGCGAAGTTGGAAATAAACGCGTTGGAAAAAATCGCTCAAAAGGATCCCCATTGCGACCA TTTGTGCGTGAAAATGATTGATTGGTTCGATTACCATGGCCACATGTGCATCGTTTTCGAGATGTTGGGTTTAAGTGTGTTCGATTTTTTG cgCGAGAACAACTATGAACCATATCCATTGGAACAAGTACGGCACATGGCCTATCAATTATGCTATTCGGTGAAATTTTTGCACGACAATCGCTTAACGCACACTGATCTCAAACCTGAAAATATACTCTTCGTAGATTCGGAGTATACGACGCATTATAATCACAAAATA aatcgCGAAGTGCGTCGCGTTAAAAACACCGATGTTCGCCTAATTGATTTCGGTTCGGCTACATTTGATCACGAACATCATAGCACAATTGTATCTACACGTCACTACCGTGCGCCGGAGGTTATTCTTGAGCTAGGCTGGTCGCAGCCCTGTGACGTCTGGTCTGTTGG TTGTATTCTCTTCGAGCTGTACCTAGGCATAACACTCTTCCAAACGCATGACAATCGTGAGCATCTAGCGATGATGGAGCGGATCCTTGGTCAAATACCATATCGTATGGCACG TAATCATTGTCAttacagcaaaacaaaaacaaaatacttttATCACGGTAAGTTAGACTGGGATGAGAAATCTTCGGCTGGCCGTTATGTGCGCGATCATTGTAAGCCGCTGTTTAGATATCAAATGAGCGACACGGAAGATCACTGCGAACTTTTCGATCTGATCAAGAAAATGTTGGAGTATGAACCATCGCAACGCGTGACGTTAG GTGATGCGCTGCGCCATCCATTCTTCGACAAGCTCCCACCGCACCAACGCGTTGGTGAAATCGGCAATATAAAACAAGCGATTTCTtcgggcagcagcagcagccgcgaACGTTCGCATAGTTTGTCAAGATGA
- the Doa_0 gene encoding serine/threonine-protein kinase PRP4 homolog isoform X5, with the protein MATTFLNRFHREKSERQGLVAADNNVNSKSKKKDKDSGSGGKAADDTNGVGIMSPTPTDMPNSETATPLPPPTSEATITATTTTAATTSQQQPSRQQRRYIRSATAASVTQLLSESYSSLLQRFRRHPSERPDKSQNQQHQKRNRDIKGAANDERRDTSKTPTNFDNNNSKSVKDRERLFDNCESATNNNKHSNEMSERRRYYGGGGAGGGYYAGGGGTSTGRYQKSATAVSALDRLRSNLSPVTSYYKPLMRSFGRRADDDRKDTDKDRTPTAGGTSKLSAISRLENKYSDVLDRHRHHEDDRDKTLEPDENRNPLSKSSTSHQLLGAGRPKLSSGSFNAVDRKERTPYRLGRNKTNRYLGDSNDSGYITSTNGSARGDHTTLLDENYPLDYGGSRYRRNYEVPRHHLENYEALRAGGAMGYAPGSSRSGRGAEYAAGYNARSYRSRDVYDDYGNGAGGGIGGSSSRNRPRAYGRNKTSENLLASATETVPSAHSSFRPDYEDYGVPNSRNRFAHRRKENITQRVPTRREELTDEDREILNDERSSADNAAILLLLKEDNQYLEARKFEERMRKRKELQGRLLRYAQEDAAAAAAEKVKLEKNSEKEIETKKTEANSSKQEINANNGGEASNAMSTTQKTTSNLKKVASPIIDSDSSSESSSEESDSSSQGDKPATSPTTNSNTITTTALAKDTEDSTKVPTTTNLSTSKELASQSTYTSTPSSTSSAGSSVTALHADRNNNDLSKYRPTAGSSFKSNGGLMHSSSSGALAFGGISERLAAGRSQRYQPATSSRTAALLADLDTLGPTADSSSSRYQQYKNPLNDSYKSSYLFDPYYSYGGAGGSSVASSRRTGTAAGLSSSTSAYQRQQIHAYQQHQQQQLHQYQQHQHILSKSATSAALFQRSRIPKTLSAFTAKPVIQDDADGHLIYHNGDILHHRYKIMATLGEGTFGRVVKVKDMERDFCMALKIIKNVEKYREAAKLEINALEKIAQKDPHCDHLCVKMIDWFDYHGHMCIVFEMLGLSVFDFLRENNYEPYPLEQVRHMAYQLCYSVKFLHDNRLTHTDLKPENILFVDSEYTTHYNHKINREVRRVKNTDVRLIDFGSATFDHEHHSTIVSTRHYRAPEVILELGWSQPCDVWSVGCILFELYLGITLFQTHDNREHLAMMERILGQIPYRMARKTKTKYFYHGKLDWDEKSSAGRYVRDHCKPLFRYQMSDTEDHCELFDLIKKMLEYEPSQRVTLGDALRHPFFDKLPPHQRVGEIGNIKQAISSGSSSSRERSHSLSR; encoded by the exons ATGGCCACAACATTCTTGAATCGATTTCATCGCGAAAAAAGTGAACGTCAGGGGCTGGTGGCGGCAGATAACAATGTCAACAGCAAATCGAAGAAGAAAGACAAAGATAGTGGCAGCGGCGGAAAAGCTGCTGATGACACAAATGGCGTTGGGATCATGTCTCCCACGCCAACAGATATGCCGAACTCGGAGACAGCAACACCATTGCCACCTCCAACATCTGAGGCGACAATtactgcgacaacaacaactgcagcaacAACGTCGCAGCAGCAGCCATCTCGTCAACAGCGCCGCTACATACGCAGCGCCACAGCGGCGAGTGTAACACAGCTCTTGTCGGAAAGCTATAGCAGTCTCTTACAAAGATTCCGTCGTCATCCGAGCGAACGACCCGATAAAAGCCAAAATCAGCAGCACCAAAAACGAAATCG TGATATTAAAGGTGCTGCAAACGACGAACGTCGGGATACCAGTAAGACGCCAACAAACTtcgataataataattcaaagtCGGTGAAAGATCGCGAAAGGCTGTTCGATAATTGTGAATCTGctaccaacaataacaaacacagCAACGAGATGTCGGAGCGTCGACGTTATTATGGAGGAGGCGGAGCAGGGGGTGGCTATTATGCCGGTGGCGGTGGCACCAGTACAGGCCGCTATCAGAAAAGCGCAACTGCCGTGTCCGCACTGGATCGTTTACGGTCGAACTTGAGTCCCGTTACGTCATATTATAAGCCTCTAATGCGCAGCTTTGGGCGGCGTGCTGATGACGAT AGAAAAGACACTGACAAAGACAGAACTCCCACCGCTGGTGGCACCAGCAAACTTTCGGCCATATCCCGTCTCGAAAACAAATATTCGGATGTCTTAGATCGCCATAGGCATCACGAGGACGACCGCGACAAAACACTCGAGCCCGATGAAAACCGAAATCCTCTCTCCAAATCATCAACTTCGCATCAGTTGTTGGGTGCTGGGCGACCAAAGTTGTCATCAGGCTCCTTTAATGCAGTCGACCGAAAGGAACGTACGCCGTACCGCCTCGGACGAAATAAGACTAATCGGTATTTGGGTGATTCGAATGATAGCGGGTACATAACGAGTACGAATGGCAGTGCGCGTGGCGACCATACAACATTACTCGACGAAAATTATCCGCTAGACTATGGTGGAAGTAGATATCGACGGAATTATGAAGTGCCACGACACCATTTGGAAAACTATGAAGCGCTAAGAGCCGGTGGCGCAATGGGATATGCGCCAGGTTCTAGCCGTTCCGGCCGTGGAGCGGAATATGCCGCTGGCTATAACGCACGTAGCTACAGAAGTCGTGATGTGTACGATGATTATGGCAACGGCGCTGGTGGCGGAATCGGCGGCAGCAGTTCACGCAACAGACCTCGTGCTTACGGTCGAAATAAGACATCGGAAAATCTATTGGCATCCGCTACTGAAACTGTGCCTAGTGCACATTCTTCTTTCCGTCCAGACTACGAGGATTATGGGGTACCGAATTCTCGAAATCGGTTTGCTCATCGTCGCAAAGAAAATATCACACAACGTGTACCAACGCGCAGGGAAGAACTCACAGATGAAGATCGTGAGATACTCAACGATGAGCGGTCGTCTGCTGATAATGCCGCTATCTTGCTGCTTCTCAAAGAAGATAATCAGTATCTGGAAGCGCGTAAATTTGAAGAACGTATGCGTAAACGCAAGGAGCTTCAGGGACGTTTGTTACGTTATGCGCAAGAGGATGCGGCTGCCGCGGCAGCTGAGAAAGTTAAGTTGGAAAAAAATAGTGAGAAGGAAATCGAAACTAAAAAGACGGAGGCGAATAGTTCAAAACAAGAAATCAATGCCAACAATGGAGGGGAAGCATCAAATGCAATGTCTACTACACAGAAGACAACAAGCAATCTAAAAAAAGTAGCTAGTCCAATTATCGATAGTGATAGTTCTTCGGAAAGTAGCTCTGAAGAATCCGATAGCAGTAGTCAGGGAGATAAACCCGCAACCTCACCTACTACTAATTCGAATACTATAACTACAACAGCTCTTGCTAAAGACACAGAAGACAGTACTAAAGTCCCTACAACCACAAACCTCAGTACATCCAAAGAGTTAGCGTCTCAGTCAACCTATACTAGTACACCAAGCTCCACATCTTCTGCTGGCTCAAGTGTTACCGCACTACATGCAGATCGTAATAATAATGACCTCTCCAAGTACAGACCAACTGCTGGTTCCAGTTTCAAATCGAACGGCGGACTCATGCACTCTTCGAGCTCAGGGGCTTTGGCGTTTGGTGGCATTAGCGAACGTCTAGCCGCTGGACGTTCACAACGCTACCAGCCGGCTACATCTTCGCGCACTGCTGCGCTGTTGGCTGATTTAGATACCCTAGGCCCGACAgcagacagcagcagcagtcgtTATCAGCAGTACAAGAATCCTCTAAACGATTCATACAAATCCTCATATCTCTTCGATCCATACTATTCATATGGCGGCGCTGGGGGATCTAGCGTTGCCAGTAGTCGTCGGACGGGGACAGCCGCTGGACTCTCATCGTCCACTTCAGCTTATCAACGCCAGCAGATCCATGCTTACCAacagcatcagcagcaacaactgcaccaatatcaacaacaccaacacatcTTGTCGAAGAGCGCCACAAGCGCGGCACTCTTCCAGAGATCGCGCATTCCAAAAACCCTCTCAGCCTTT ACAGCAAAGCCCGTCATACAAGATGATGCTGATGGCCACTTGATATATCACAACGGCGATATACTTCATCACAGAT ATAAGATCATGGCTACTCTGGGCGAGGGTACGTTTGGACGTGTCGTGAAGGTCAAGGACATGGAGAG GGACTTTTGCATGGCCTTGAAGATCATCAAAAACGTTGAGAAATATCGCGAAGCTGCGAAGTTGGAAATAAACGCGTTGGAAAAAATCGCTCAAAAGGATCCCCATTGCGACCA TTTGTGCGTGAAAATGATTGATTGGTTCGATTACCATGGCCACATGTGCATCGTTTTCGAGATGTTGGGTTTAAGTGTGTTCGATTTTTTG cgCGAGAACAACTATGAACCATATCCATTGGAACAAGTACGGCACATGGCCTATCAATTATGCTATTCGGTGAAATTTTTGCACGACAATCGCTTAACGCACACTGATCTCAAACCTGAAAATATACTCTTCGTAGATTCGGAGTATACGACGCATTATAATCACAAAATA aatcgCGAAGTGCGTCGCGTTAAAAACACCGATGTTCGCCTAATTGATTTCGGTTCGGCTACATTTGATCACGAACATCATAGCACAATTGTATCTACACGTCACTACCGTGCGCCGGAGGTTATTCTTGAGCTAGGCTGGTCGCAGCCCTGTGACGTCTGGTCTGTTGG TTGTATTCTCTTCGAGCTGTACCTAGGCATAACACTCTTCCAAACGCATGACAATCGTGAGCATCTAGCGATGATGGAGCGGATCCTTGGTCAAATACCATATCGTATGGCACG caaaacaaaaacaaaatacttttATCACGGTAAGTTAGACTGGGATGAGAAATCTTCGGCTGGCCGTTATGTGCGCGATCATTGTAAGCCGCTGTTTAGATATCAAATGAGCGACACGGAAGATCACTGCGAACTTTTCGATCTGATCAAGAAAATGTTGGAGTATGAACCATCGCAACGCGTGACGTTAG GTGATGCGCTGCGCCATCCATTCTTCGACAAGCTCCCACCGCACCAACGCGTTGGTGAAATCGGCAATATAAAACAAGCGATTTCTtcgggcagcagcagcagccgcgaACGTTCGCATAGTTTGTCAAGATGA